One Paraburkholderia dioscoreae DNA segment encodes these proteins:
- a CDS encoding ATP synthase subunit I, protein MAVKTSNQAPKNGHDEHRAERKASVASTGQQAAPDEAWDVEQQDNNIVPLTRTEAEKLFGPDVSRPSRVTPFKVVAAQMALSLGATLVWWLFYKPPGAAALSAFLGGAICWVPGALFAARLRTLSGAETVMSWMIGEALKMGTTIAMFVAIAFWYHDVRWVPLLVTYLIALKTYWIALAWR, encoded by the coding sequence ATGGCGGTCAAAACGTCGAATCAAGCGCCGAAGAATGGGCACGACGAACACCGCGCTGAACGCAAAGCTTCCGTTGCGTCCACCGGTCAGCAAGCGGCACCTGACGAAGCGTGGGATGTCGAGCAGCAAGATAACAATATCGTTCCGCTCACGCGGACTGAAGCTGAAAAGCTGTTTGGTCCTGATGTGAGTCGTCCATCGCGCGTTACGCCTTTCAAGGTCGTGGCGGCGCAAATGGCCTTGTCCCTGGGTGCTACGCTGGTGTGGTGGCTGTTTTACAAGCCGCCGGGCGCTGCTGCGCTGTCCGCGTTCCTGGGGGGAGCGATCTGCTGGGTGCCGGGCGCGTTGTTCGCGGCACGACTTAGAACGCTGAGCGGCGCTGAAACAGTCATGAGCTGGATGATCGGCGAAGCGCTCAAAATGGGGACAACGATCGCGATGTTTGTGGCCATCGCCTTCTGGTATCACGACGTACGCTGGGTTCCGCTACTCGTGACTTACCTCATCGCGCTCAAGACGTACTGGATTGCCTTGGCATGGCGCTAA